The sequence taattagtatttagagtgtagaCTGTGaagagatttatttttatttttattttctttttctttttgtatggtactttactttcaagaaataaagtacagggtaaattttttttttttcacttttttttttcttttgttaattttatattatcaaGCGAATTCTagatatttaagatagtaattagtatttaagtGTGGACTATGGAATggtttatctttatcttttcttttttttttttctttttttttggtatggtaCTTTCCTTTCAAGACaatggagtgatttatctttatcttttctttctttctttttctttttgtataatACTTTACTTTGAAGAAATCAAAtactgggtaaatttttttttcactttttttttcttttgtaaattttatattattaaatggattataaatatttaagatagtaattaatatttagaaTGTGGattgtggagtgatttatctttatttttttcttttttctttttgtatggtacttcaattacaagaaataaagtactagataatttttttttttcacttttttttcttttgtaaattttatattattaagtgaattataaatatttaagatagtaattagtatttaaagtATGAACTGTGGAgggatttttctttattttttttttctttttgtatggtactttactttcaagaaataaagtactgagattttttttttctttgtaagttttatattattgattagattataaatatttaagatagtaattagttttTAGACTGTGGACTATGAagtgtggagtgatttatctttatcttttttttttttttttttttttttttttttttgttgtatggTATTTTACTTTCAAGAATTCAAGTACAAGATAAActgttttttcacttttttttttttgttttgtaaattttatattattaagtgtattataaatatttaagatagtaattagtattagAGTATGGACCGTGgagtaatttttctttctttatttatttttttccttttgtatggtactttactttcaagaaataaagtaataggattttttttttctttttgtaaattttatattattaagtgaaatataaatatttaagatagttatTAGTATTTAAAGTGTGGACTTTGGAaagatttatctttatctttatcttttctttttctttttctttttgtatggtgcTTTACTTTTAGGAAATTAAGTACTGGGtaaatttcttttgtaaattttatattattaagtggattataaatatttaagatatatataaatatatatagtatggcacttactttcaagaaataaagtactgggtaaacttttttttttcttttgtaaattttatattattagtgaattataaatatttacgATAGTTATTAGTATTTAAAGTGTAGACTGTggaatgatttttcttttttttcttttttttgtatggtactttagttttaagaaatcaagtactgagtaaatttttttttttaattttatattattaagtggattataaatatttaagatagttatTAGTACTTAGATTATGAACTATGGgatgatttatctttatttttttcctttttcttttgtataatactttactttcaagaaataaagtactgggtattttttttttcacttttttttttcaaagaccTCAAATGAGAGTGCATGAGGTCCTGCCATGCGACACTCTAATGttgcatttagcatttttttaccttttttcattatgttttttttactattacccAATAGATCATAGtaacttctttttactattatataaatttagcatttttttacctcattttattaatttttttttattgttacccaataaatcataataactactttttactattatataaattaGCCTTTTTTATCACCGAAGCCCAATTATTACCTTACATATTATGATCCAAGTTTGACCATTTCCACGTGTAAATCAAAGTCAAAACTCTTACCCACATACAAACTTTCTTTCTCCTCCCCCACATATAGATGACACTTCTAGAAATtctcattctcatgaaattatGTCTTCATTTTGTATAGCCGATACTTCTAGAAATtctcattctcatgaaatcaTGTCTTCATTTTTTgccaattttataattcaatatatatatatatattttttttattaaaaatgttcTATGCAATTTATGTAGACAAATCCTCTTTGTCATCAACCtgtgcaaatatatatatatcttgagATCCCTTTGATTGCTGAAATAATTGACAagtgcatatttctataatttataataagaaaaaagtgtaataaatagcatatactaTCTCACAAAATGTCATttacttaatattttctttttaaaaaactcAATAATAGGAATGGTCAAAAACATAATCCTataaagaaatacaaaaaatacatgcaaaacaattttcataGGAAGATTTATCTTTAAAGAATATGAAGACAATAGTAAAGATAAAATGCATTGAATGAGATCCTacgaaataatttttttaatcatttcaaattatactcattatttacataaaaaaaaatacatcatattatttacattaaaaaaataatacatattaaTTTCAAAGTTCATTGCAAGATGCGAATTGCTAGGTTATTGCAACAATAAATAACATCGATACAGAAATAGGTTGGCATTACATTTCGTGCATGCTTTGTAAAAGGAATGTCAAACCACAAATAGAATCATCTCGGTGtgcaaaatgtgaaaaaaaaaaaaaaaaaaaatctttctatCCCAAGGTTAGAGGCACTCACATTAACTACATACtctccaaatatttataatatattcatcTCACTataactactatatatatacaattgcaAATTACTTAAGTTACAAgattcaaattgaagtttttgatgCAACTAACAAAACAACTTTTGAGATATTTGATAAAGATGCCAAGAAAATCCTAAATAAATCTACAAGAGATCTTGCTTAAAAACAAACTGAGgtacaacttatttaaattattgtaaaaatattgatattGTAGAAGGAATTCCACatgattgggaaaaaaaaaaggaaatatataaACATTATTACAAAATTGCTAAGATTTTTGATGTACCTTCAAATGACAAAAaggtatggaaaaaaaaaaaatacacaattcaatatgctatattaattctttttgctACACTATTCCAAAATTaaccaaaagaaatatataaacatTTACAAAAAACTGTTACATCATTGAAATTTAATATGAATGCAAATACCTACGAAAAATCTTAGCAAAGCCCAAACTTGGTAAGATTCAATCAAGAATCTCTTGGTGTCAATTCATTAGTGATTAACACAAATGATGCAACAAAAGGAAATGTGATGAAAGCTAAAAATACCCCTCAACAAGCTTTATAAGTGTCACCATACCACAATAACAAagcattgaagaaaaaaaaaatcgtaatgAAGCTTTTTATTATAtcacataataaaaaatcaataatatagaAAGAATTAATATGCTTtgatcaacttttgttatacaATATTACGTCAAAGTTGTTTTAATTGTTGCCCATTAGttgaacaaaataattataatatatattttttttagaagcaaataattataataaatatgtgtgtacaatttataattgttactttttatgatAAACTCATTAGTAACGAAGTTTTATGAtaaatatgctataatatatgaataacattttcaaaaaaaaaaaaaattacataaaacattacaacattATTTGTGCATCACACGGGCAACTTACTAGTTTCCAATAATTGttgatattaaattaaaatttcttggtTTTCTAAATGAAGACAAGCAGCCCAACAAGGAGGTTAcattatcatatcatatactctCTTAATctcaatttgtttgtcctgtgTAAAAAATCCAACTTATTGGTCCATGTCATTGTGCATAAAAGAAGGACAAGTGGCATTGAAGCCATTATAGCAGTTAAGTCCTCATCCAACAGTTTGGAACAATCAGATCAGCCTTTGGTTTCAGTGTTTCACAATAGTTGTGCTTGTATCCACAGATTTTCCCATCACAATATCAGTTCAGTTTCACTTTTGGAAGAAAAAACCAAATAGCCAATGTGTTAATATCAACTTAACATGACTGGcctttttcttaatttgtaACATGCCTACGCTTTATTATACATTGATGTCTCAATCTGTTGCGCCCAGTGGCATCAGGATTTTATCAGTAGATGTAAAAtcttttaactaaaaatataaatcaaatacatgaatttgatattatttataaaacGTTTCtacttcaaaattcaaatcaataattaattaaaatttgaaaggaaCTATCTATACCTATCAAAATTATACTCCGTGGATTTTCCTATACTAAATGGTAATAACATGCTCCCTTAAAtctatctatataatatctaaaaattgaagcataacatttattattattattcttgtgtTGAGGCACATTAATGTAACAATTAAGTttattttggtccatttctGTACATTTGGTCTAGTTCGGTCCATTTCGGTCCACaatggtccattttggtccaatttgatCCTTTTGGTCCACTTCAGTGATGCTTTGGGAGGAAAGGTTTGTGTAGAAAGAGAATTACtgctttattaacaattatgtCACATTCTCAATGTAATGTTGGTAGGTTATagataaaattacatttttttttttaatgtttttaaagttttatatatatatattttttgggtaatataatAAATGATAGATTTATTTATATCCGCTTCATCTTTAGGTTATTCAAGATGGTTAGAAAATGAACTATTTGTAAGGAGTACTAGAAACAAATCTCAACCACACATTATGTTATTGTATCAACTAtactttgttagaaaataatcacatcattttaaaaagGATTTGGAACTAACACTTATAagtcttttttactattttcattttctacttaacaagaaaacaaattattaaaattttccatacATTGCCCAAGTCTGTAACTAGTTTCtagtaaaataatgaaaagggGGATAGAAAAACTTAAACCATTTCACAAAGTTGAAAACTAGACAAGAAAGACACACTTCATTCTTAAGTTGTCATTTATGAAAGCCACTTAGACATTCATAGAAATGAAGATAAAGTTCCCCTACATATCATATGCTTTATTTTAAAGCATTATGCACAAGCATCAGAATACAATATAATTCCATAGTTTCACCATCAACTTGCTTCAACACCAGAATAGATAAGcatgaagaaaatttaaatttttgcttCCTCGAGTGCTACTTTCCCTTTCTGAAAGCATTCATAGTTGAAAGCAGCAAAGTTTTTCACATTTATATATAGCCTTGGCCTTTTCTCGTCTATCAATTGTCCCAGAGGTCCAATCTCTTTATCCGGCTTTGGCGTATTAAAGGTTGCCACAGATATCCTCAACTTGTCAGTGTTGGTCAATACCCTATGCAGTGGGCTCTTGAAAATTCCATTGCTCATTATCTGCATGATTTCATATACAGCAAACTACATATATATCAATCttgtaaatttcttttataGGTTAGGCATATTAGTGCATATTAATTGATTGCATCTATAACATGTCAGTATTATGAACCTTTActagtttaaatatttttaaatattgaatgAATATCACAGTACATTGTATGAAGGTGACATTTCTTTGCATGCAAAACTTGCTTAAGCGCTACTAAGTGACCCTCCAACTGACTAAGTCATACCTGCATTTGATCCCCAAGATTGACAACAAGAGCATGAGGAATTACAGGAACGTTAATCCATTTGTCatctttgaaaatttgaagaCCTCCTACTTCATCATCTTGCAAGAGAACTGTGGTTCCTGATCTATCTGAATGAGCTTTGACACCTAGAACCATATCAGGTCTAGAACAAGGTGGATAGAAGTTAAATCTTGCTTTGATCAGTGAGTTGTCTCCAAACTGGCTTGAGAAGCTGCCCTCTACCAAATTCAAAGCCTTTTCCATGGCCTTAAAGAGTATATCCATCACACCCTTCAACTTCACAACATATTCATGTAGAATATCTCtgtaaaattaaataaaggatTAATCACTAACAATATGAAAATGGACTTTATCTATGGAAATGCTTCACCAAATGCTAGACAAAGGATAAAAAATCGAAGTGAAATGTTAATACTGCTACcagttttattagaaaatatttaaaaattaacatgataataaatgtgattgatTGATTGGTGCCACATTAACAAcataacaattgaattttttaattactttttatatgTTATGGTTAAAAGTTGACGCATCAATTTATTATGTCtatatgtagtaaaatttgtaacatttgtaacatcaaataaataaaattatgtaaattctACTTTGATCTCTTCATCATGATGATAttacaaattgaaaagaaataaaaaaagtatattaaaCTTA is a genomic window of Quercus lobata isolate SW786 chromosome 2, ValleyOak3.0 Primary Assembly, whole genome shotgun sequence containing:
- the LOC115977135 gene encoding codeine O-demethylase-like codes for the protein MDTFSKSVEEMSINSEEPPQEYIVKDCSFGSIESSDPLASIPIINISIFSLSSSHDPKEVENELEKLRSALNSGGCFQAIGHGIPSSLLDKLREVAKQFFVLPAEEKRKYSRAANEVEEYGQDRVVSEKQILDWSHRLCLKVFPEDQRRLNFWPENPSDFKDILHEYVVKLKGVMDILFKAMEKALNLVEGSFSSQFGDNSLIKARFNFYPPCSRPDMVLGVKAHSDRSGTTVLLQDDEVGGLQIFKDDKWINVPVIPHALVVNLGDQMQIMSNGIFKSPLHRVLTNTDKLRISVATFNTPKPDKEIGPLGQLIDEKRPRLYINVKNFAAFNYECFQKGKVALEEAKI